The sequence GCCACGTGCGGCATGTCCAGCGCCACGCGGTCCAGCACCGCGGCAATCTCGCTCTCGCCCAGGCGCAGGTAGAGGGCGTTCAGCACCACCGGCGTGCCCTGCAACCGCGCGAGTACCGTCTCCAGTTGCATCCGGAAGAGCTGCGGCACCCCGGGCAGCAGGTACACGTCCTCCACCGTCAATACCGGGAACCAGGTGCCCGCCTGGGGCAGCAGCACGGCGCCTTGCGGCGCGTCCGCCAGCCGCATGCCCTCGGGCGTCACCTGGCCGCCGGGCGCGCGGGCGGTGATGAGCGACACCATCTCCGGCAACCGCACCACGGGCCGGCCCATGGCCAGCGCCACCGCGCGCACCGTGACGTCGTCATGCGTGGGGCCAATGCCGCCGCTGGTGAAGACGTAGCGCGCCTTTTGTCGGGCCCGCGACACCGCGCTCACGATGGCGTCCACGTCGTCCAGGACGATTTCCACCGAGTGCAGTGGAATGCCCACCTCGCGCAGCCGCTTGATGAGGTGGGGCCCGTTCAAGTCCGTGACCTTCGCGGTCAGGACCTCGTTTCCGATGATGACCGCCGCGGCTCCGGTGCGCTCCATGAGGGAGCGGACTCTAGACCGAAGTCTCCAGTTCCCGCTCTGGTTCGGATGGCCCGCAAACGCCATGGCGGTGCAATACCCCAATTCTTCCGCCGTACCGGGAGCGGGCCGCGCCGGGCAGCCTCACAGGAGGTGTGGGAGCACATGATGCGTCGAGGTCCGTGGCTGTCGCTGGCGGTGCTGCTGTTGGGGAGCTCTCTCGCACAGGCGCAGGATGAGGTACCGGGCCCCCGTGGCCGGACCCAGGCGGTCCAGATCATCTCCGAGCTGCGAAAAATCGTGGCGCCCGAGGGCCTGGAGCGCACGGAGAAGATCCGCATCGGCGGCATCGACCAATGGGTCTCCGTCCGCAGCCGCGACCTGCGCAACCCGGTGCTGCTCGTGCTTCACGGCGGCCCCGGCTGGGTGGCCATGCCGACGAGCTGGTACGTCGCGCACGGCTGGGACGAGTTCTTCACCGTCGTCCAGTGGGACCAGCGCGGCGCGGGCAAGACGTATCTCGCGAACGACCCGGCCACCGTCACCCCGACGCTCACCGTCGACCAGCTGCACGCCGATGCCGAGGAGGTCGTCCAATGGGCGCGCAAGACCTTCGGCAAGAAGAAGGTCTTCGTCCTGGGCCATAGCTGGGGAAGCATCCTCGGGCTCACGTTGGCGCAGAAGCATCCCGAATGGCTTCACGCCTATATCGGCGTCGGCCAGGCCATCGACGCGAGCGAGAGCGAGCGACGTGGCTGGGCCTGGACGATGGAGCAGGCCCGCGCCGCGAAGAACGAGCAGGCCATCCGCGACCTCGAGTCCATCGCGCCCTATGCCGTTGGCAAGGAGCCGGTGCCGCTGAAGGACATCATGGTGCAGCGCCGCTGGCTCAACTTCTTCGGGGGAGCCGCGTATCGCCGTCCGGATGCGAGCTTCGAGGGCGCGGCGGCGGCGCTGTCACCCGAGTACACCGACGAGGAAGCGAGCCAGATGTGGAAGGCCGAGGAGCTCTCCGTCGAGCGGCTTCTCTCCACCGTCCTGGCGACGGACCTGTCGCACGTGAAGCGGCTGAAGACGCCGCTCATCCTGTTCCTCGGACGCCACGACTACAACGTCTCGGCGACAGTCGCGGCGGAGTGGTTCGCGGGCGTCAAGGCACCGTCGAAGCAGCTCGTCTGGTTCGAGCAGTCGGCGCACGAGGTGATGGCGGAGGAGCCGGGCAAGGTGCTGCTCTCGCTCGTCCGCTACGCCCGTCCGATTGCCGAGCGCGCCAGGGACGTTGCGCCCTGACGCCGGAGGCCGCCGCCGCTGCTCAGCGCTTCCGGCCGAGCAGCTTGCGAATCTCCTTCATCGAGGCCTCTGTCACCGCCTCGATGCCCTGCTCACCGTCGATGTGGACGATGCGCTCGCGCGTCTCGCGCAGCTTGATGGCGGCCACGTACTGCTTGGCAATCCGCCGCTGCGCCTCGTCCGCCTCGAAGAGCTCCGGTGCTCCGCCCCGCGCCGCGCGACGGCGGGCGGCCACCTCGGGCTTCACGCCCACGAAGAGCGTCAGGTCCGGCGGCACCGCGCACGCATTCACCGCGTCCACCCACTCCATGGGCAGCGACGCCCCCTGGTACGCGAGCGACGACAGCACGTAGCGGTCACACAGGATGACCTTGCCCTCGGCCAGCGCCGGCAGCACCCGCGCCGTGAGGTGGTCCGTGCGGTCCGCCGCGAACAGCAGCGCCAGCGTCTCCTGAGACAGCGGCCCCGCCCCATGAGGCAGGCCCAGCCGCCCCGTGAGGGCCTGGCGAATCATGGTGCCCACGGGCCCGTCCGAGGGCTCGCGCGTGGTGAGCACCGCGTGCCCCTCCGCGCGCAGCACGGCCGCCAGCCGCTCCACCTGCGTGGTGGTGCCGGCGCCGTCGAGCCCTTCCAGGACGATGAACCGCCCCTTCCGGGCGGCCTTCCTCGCGGCACTCACCGGGGAAGCAGCGCCGAGGGGTCGTCGAGCTTGAGCTGGCGGCGCAGCGCCATCATCGTCTCGTAGCCCTTCAGCTCCTCCACCAGCACCTTGCGGCCCAGGCGGTAGTGCCGGAAGGCGTACACCAGCAGCGCCAGCGACAGGACCGCCGCGCCCCACGCCAGCAGCGGAGTGCGGAGCGAGTCGTGGAACAGCTTGCCCGAGGCGCCGCCAATCAGCAGCGCGGCGATGGTGGACACGCCCGTATGGGCGAAATGCGTGGTGCTCTGGCGGACGGACAGGCTCTCCTGGAGCTGGTCGAGCTGCGTCCGCAATTCCTGGGTATCGGCGCTCATCACGGAGCCGGAGACCCTACATCAGCTCGCCCCACCCGTCGAGTCGCCACCCCGGCCCCCGACCAACCGTCTGTCCTCCAACGGCCCACGTCGAGCAGGCAGGCAGCACGGGAAGCGCTGGCGGGCTCATCCGCCCCATCACCGGAACGCACGACGTCCAACAGGTTGCCTTGCGAGCCCCCGGCGCGCGCGCTACATGCGGCCAGGACATGCAGCCCTCCCGGCGAAGCGACACCTCCATGAGTCACGACTCGCAGCTCTCCTCCATCGAGGACGCCATCCGCGATATCCGCGACGGCAAGTTCGTCATCGTCGCGGACGACGAGGACCGAGAGAACGAGGGCGACCTCATCATGGCGGCGGAGAAGGTGACGCCCGAGCACCTTGCCTTCATGGTCCGCCACACCAGCGGC comes from Pyxidicoccus parkwaysis and encodes:
- a CDS encoding competence/damage-inducible protein A; translation: MERTGAAAVIIGNEVLTAKVTDLNGPHLIKRLREVGIPLHSVEIVLDDVDAIVSAVSRARQKARYVFTSGGIGPTHDDVTVRAVALAMGRPVVRLPEMVSLITARAPGGQVTPEGMRLADAPQGAVLLPQAGTWFPVLTVEDVYLLPGVPQLFRMQLETVLARLQGTPVVLNALYLRLGESEIAAVLDRVALDMPHVAIGSYPEFDPGKDYRVKVTVECVQREAVDDALQRIVKGLPEGAVVRRE
- a CDS encoding alpha/beta fold hydrolase, whose protein sequence is MMRRGPWLSLAVLLLGSSLAQAQDEVPGPRGRTQAVQIISELRKIVAPEGLERTEKIRIGGIDQWVSVRSRDLRNPVLLVLHGGPGWVAMPTSWYVAHGWDEFFTVVQWDQRGAGKTYLANDPATVTPTLTVDQLHADAEEVVQWARKTFGKKKVFVLGHSWGSILGLTLAQKHPEWLHAYIGVGQAIDASESERRGWAWTMEQARAAKNEQAIRDLESIAPYAVGKEPVPLKDIMVQRRWLNFFGGAAYRRPDASFEGAAAALSPEYTDEEASQMWKAEELSVERLLSTVLATDLSHVKRLKTPLILFLGRHDYNVSATVAAEWFAGVKAPSKQLVWFEQSAHEVMAEEPGKVLLSLVRYARPIAERARDVAP
- the tmk gene encoding dTMP kinase, which translates into the protein MSAARKAARKGRFIVLEGLDGAGTTTQVERLAAVLRAEGHAVLTTREPSDGPVGTMIRQALTGRLGLPHGAGPLSQETLALLFAADRTDHLTARVLPALAEGKVILCDRYVLSSLAYQGASLPMEWVDAVNACAVPPDLTLFVGVKPEVAARRRAARGGAPELFEADEAQRRIAKQYVAAIKLRETRERIVHIDGEQGIEAVTEASMKEIRKLLGRKR